The Streptomyces sp. NBC_01268 genome segment CAGGTCGCCTTGAGCCGGTAGGGCTCCTCGGCGTTGAGGCGCTTGTAGCGGGGGCTGATCTCCGGGAGGCGCTCCAGGTCGGCCTGGAGCGAGTCCAGGAGCTCCTGGGTGGCGCCGGCGTAGCGGATGGAGTTGGAGAGCAGTCCGCGCAGGTAGTCGACGAGTTCGAGGGCGTCGGTGATGCCGTGCTCGTGCTGGAGGATCAGCACGTCCCACGTGACCTGCGGGGTCACGTTGGGGTTGCCGTCCCGGTCGCCGCCGATCCAGGTGCCGAAGGTGAGCGGGCGGGTGCCGGAGGGCAGTTCGAAGCCGACCCGCTCCAGCTCGGCGGCGAGGTCCTCCAGGACGTCGCCGACGGCGTTGGCGTGCAGCTCGTCGAGGTAGTAGATGGCGTTGCGGGCCTCGTCGGCGGGCTCGGGCCGGACCACTCGCAGCTCGTCGGTCTGCCAGATGAGGTCGATGTTCTCGGCGAGCCGGAGGTCGTGGCGGCGCCGGTCGGCCTCGATGACCGGGGTCTCCAGGAGCACGGCGATGCGCCGCAGCTTGTTGAGGACCGAGCGGCGGGCGGCCTCGGTGGGGTGGGCGGTGAACACCGGCCGTACGTTGAGGTTCTTGATCGTCTCGCGTACGTGGGCGGCGTCGCCGTCCTTGAGCATGTCGGCCGTACGGGCGAGCAGCCCGCCCTCGGCGGCACGCCGCTCGCGCATCTCGCGGCCGCGGTGCACCTGCTCGGTGACGTTGGCCAGGTGGAAGTAGGTGGAGAAGGCGCGCACCAGGCGGGCGGCGGTCTCCAGCTCGACGCCGCGCAGCAGCTCGGCGGCGGCCTCGCCGTCCTCGCGGGTGAGGCGGCGGACCTTCTCGACGAGGTCCAGGAGATCCGGGCCCTCCTGGCGGACGAGCGTCTCGCCCAGCAGGTCGCCCAGTCGGCGGATGTCGGAGCGCAGCTCGGCGCTGGCTGTGGAGGTCTGGTCGGCACTGCTCACAGGTGCGGCTCCTTGCAGTGTTTGAGCACGTCTGGAGGGGTACTGGAGGCTTGCGGACCGCGCTGTCCGACGCACCCAGGATAGGTGTCCGGTTCGGCGGCACGGGCAACGCCCCGGCTTAGGCGCTCTTGCCGGGCGCCGCCGCGCTGCCATACTTACGTCGCCGTAGGTTACGGGACCGTAGCCTCGGCTTCCTTTCGTACGCGCCCTCACCCTCACCCCCCAGGGGACACCCATGACCATCAGCCCCGAGGTGACCTCGGAAACCGCCACCGAGGTGCGCGGGACCGCCCCGGACCTGCCCACCGCCACGCTGGGCGGCGACAGCAAGCGTTCGATCGAGCAGATCACGCTGCTGCTGTTCATCACGGTGCCGTTCCTGGCCCTGGTCGCGGCGGTGCCGCTGGCCTGGGGCTGGGGGGTGAGCTGGCTCGATCTCGGGCTCATGACGGCGATGTACTACATCGGCTGCCACGGCATCACGATCGGCTTCCACCGCTACTTCACGCACGGTTCGTTCAAGGCGAAGCGCCCGCTGCGGATCGCGCTGGCGATCATGGGCTCGCTGGCGGTCGAGGGGCCGCTGGTGCGCTGGGTGGCGGACCACCGCAAGCACCACAAGTTCTCGGACGCGGAGGGCGACCCGCACTCGCCGTGGCGGTTCGGGGAGACGCTGCCGGCCCTGATGAAGGGGCTGTGGTGGGCGCACATCGGCTGGATGTTCGACGAGGAGCAGACGCCGCAGTACAAGTACGCGCCCGATCTGATCAAGGACCCGGCGATCCGCCGGATCTCCCGCCAGTTCGTGCTGTGGACCGTGGTGTCCCTGGCGATCCCGCCGGTCGTCGGCGGTCTGGTGACGATGTCGTGGTGGGGTGCGTTCACGGCGTTCTTCTGGGGCTCCCTGGTCCGGGTGGCGCTGCTGCACCACGTCACCTGGTCGATCAACTCGATCTGCCACGCGGTGGGCAAGCGCCCCTTCAAGTCGCGTGACCGCTCGGGCAACGTGTGGTGGCTCGCGGTGCTGTCCTGCGGCGAGTCCTGGCACAACCTGCACCACGCGGACCCGACCTCGGCCCGGCACGGTGTCCTCCGGGGCCAGGTCGACTCCAGCGCGCGGCTGATCCGCTGGTTCGAGCAGCTCGGCTGGGCGTCCGACGTGCGCTGGCCGGCCGCGTCCCGCATCGAAGCCCGGCGCCAGAGCGCGCCCGCCGACGCGGCATGATGGAAGACGTGGCGATCGACGGCAGTACAGGCGGTACGAGTGAACCGAAGCCCCGGCGTGGCCGCCGGGTGAGGATGACGGGCGCGGAGCGCCGGGAGCAGCTCCTCGACATCGGTCGCACGCTGTTCGCGGAGAAGGGCTTCGAGGGCACGTCGGTGGAGGAGATCGCGGCGAAGGCCGGGGTGTCCAAGCCGGTGGTGTACGAGCACTTCGGAGGCAAGGAGGGCCTGTACGCGGTGGTGGTGGACCGGGAGATGCGCCAGCTCCTGGACATGGTGACGGGTGCGCTGACCGCGGGTCATCCGCGCGAGCTCCTCGAACAGGCCGCGTTCGCCCTTCTGGACTACATCGAGCGGTACACGGACGGCTTCCGGATCCTGGTGCGGGACTCGCCGGTGGCGCAGTCGACGGGCACCTTCGCCTCGCTGATCAGCGACATCGCCACGCAGGTGGAGGACATCCTGGGCCTGGAGTTCAAGGCCCGCGGCTTCGATCCGAAGCTGGCCCCGCTGTACGCGCAGGCCCTGGTGGGCAGCGTGGCGCTGACCGGGCAGTGGTGGCTGGACGTGCGCAAGCCGAAGAAGGCGGAGGTCGCGGCGCACCTGGTGAACCTGGCCTGGCACGGCCTGGACGGCCTGGAGCAGAAGCCCCGGTTGATAGGGCACCGCAAGAACTGACGGCTCGGGCCGAGGGGCCGGAGGC includes the following:
- a CDS encoding acyl-CoA desaturase encodes the protein MTISPEVTSETATEVRGTAPDLPTATLGGDSKRSIEQITLLLFITVPFLALVAAVPLAWGWGVSWLDLGLMTAMYYIGCHGITIGFHRYFTHGSFKAKRPLRIALAIMGSLAVEGPLVRWVADHRKHHKFSDAEGDPHSPWRFGETLPALMKGLWWAHIGWMFDEEQTPQYKYAPDLIKDPAIRRISRQFVLWTVVSLAIPPVVGGLVTMSWWGAFTAFFWGSLVRVALLHHVTWSINSICHAVGKRPFKSRDRSGNVWWLAVLSCGESWHNLHHADPTSARHGVLRGQVDSSARLIRWFEQLGWASDVRWPAASRIEARRQSAPADAA
- a CDS encoding TetR/AcrR family transcriptional regulator translates to MMEDVAIDGSTGGTSEPKPRRGRRVRMTGAERREQLLDIGRTLFAEKGFEGTSVEEIAAKAGVSKPVVYEHFGGKEGLYAVVVDREMRQLLDMVTGALTAGHPRELLEQAAFALLDYIERYTDGFRILVRDSPVAQSTGTFASLISDIATQVEDILGLEFKARGFDPKLAPLYAQALVGSVALTGQWWLDVRKPKKAEVAAHLVNLAWHGLDGLEQKPRLIGHRKN